One Acidobacteriota bacterium genomic window carries:
- a CDS encoding M20/M25/M40 family metallo-hydrolase — protein MRSPMFVSSPRLRVALPMVMAVLLALPLAAQVGVAERVDLDAIYRIKEEGFQRSKVMEYASWLTDVYGPRLTNSPVTKQAADYVVQEMTALGLANAALEPWGPFGRGWVNDHVALHVVEPQRYPVLAFPKAWTPGTNGVVRGEVVHVTLESEADFEKHRGQLRGRFVAMSPLREVKPLFDPPGRRFTHEELHAMTEQRVGGGPQFQPTPEMRRQADFRAKRMAFLVEEGVAGILEPSPGDRGDSGSVRVQGPAQGEGSREPGDPPSVPQLVLAGEHYNRLRRTLDKSLPVFVEADVRNRFFDESLDTFNVVAEIPGTDKASEVVMIGAHFDSWHTGTGATDNGGSSAVVMEVMRILKATGLKPRRTIRMALWTGEEQGLLGSRAYVKKHFADRETMKLEPGHASFAAYFNMDNGGGKFRGIYLQGNEAVAPVFEAWMQPFHNLGMTTLTIRNTSGTDHLAFDAVGLPGFQFIQDPMEYSSRTHHTNLDVYERLVAEDLMKNAVIMASFAYHAAMRDEPLPRKPLPAPQPAQRPAQTTASQPR, from the coding sequence ATGAGGAGTCCGATGTTCGTCTCGTCGCCTCGGCTGCGCGTGGCGCTGCCCATGGTCATGGCCGTTCTGCTGGCCCTGCCGCTTGCGGCGCAGGTCGGGGTGGCCGAGCGCGTCGACCTCGACGCGATCTACCGCATCAAGGAAGAAGGCTTCCAGCGCTCGAAGGTCATGGAGTACGCAAGCTGGCTGACCGACGTGTACGGTCCGCGCCTGACCAACTCGCCGGTCACGAAGCAGGCCGCCGATTACGTCGTGCAGGAGATGACGGCGCTCGGCCTGGCCAACGCGGCCCTCGAGCCCTGGGGACCGTTCGGGCGGGGCTGGGTGAACGACCACGTCGCCCTGCACGTCGTCGAGCCGCAGCGGTACCCCGTGCTCGCGTTTCCGAAGGCGTGGACGCCAGGGACCAACGGCGTGGTGCGCGGTGAGGTCGTGCACGTCACCCTCGAGTCGGAGGCCGATTTCGAGAAGCACCGCGGGCAGCTCCGGGGCAGGTTCGTCGCGATGTCACCGCTTCGTGAGGTGAAGCCCCTGTTCGACCCGCCCGGTCGACGGTTCACGCACGAGGAGCTGCACGCGATGACCGAGCAGCGGGTCGGCGGCGGCCCGCAGTTCCAGCCCACGCCCGAGATGCGCCGGCAGGCCGATTTCCGCGCCAAGCGCATGGCGTTCCTGGTCGAAGAGGGCGTGGCGGGCATCCTCGAGCCCTCGCCCGGCGATCGCGGCGACAGCGGGTCGGTGCGGGTGCAGGGCCCGGCGCAGGGCGAGGGTTCGCGCGAGCCCGGGGATCCGCCTTCGGTGCCCCAGCTCGTGCTGGCCGGCGAGCACTACAACCGCCTCCGTCGGACGCTCGACAAGTCGCTGCCCGTCTTCGTCGAGGCCGACGTCCGGAACCGCTTCTTCGACGAGTCGCTCGACACCTTCAACGTCGTGGCCGAGATTCCGGGCACCGACAAGGCGAGCGAGGTCGTGATGATCGGCGCCCACTTCGACAGCTGGCACACCGGCACGGGCGCAACCGACAACGGCGGCAGCAGCGCCGTCGTGATGGAGGTCATGCGCATTCTCAAGGCCACCGGGCTCAAGCCGCGACGCACGATTCGCATGGCGCTCTGGACGGGCGAGGAGCAGGGCCTGCTCGGGTCGCGCGCGTACGTGAAGAAGCACTTCGCCGATCGCGAGACGATGAAGCTCGAACCGGGACACGCAAGCTTCGCCGCCTACTTCAACATGGACAACGGCGGCGGGAAGTTCCGCGGGATCTACCTGCAGGGCAACGAGGCCGTCGCCCCGGTGTTCGAGGCGTGGATGCAGCCGTTCCACAACCTGGGCATGACCACGCTCACGATCAGGAACACGAGCGGCACCGACCACCTGGCGTTCGACGCGGTGGGCCTGCCGGGTTTCCAGTTCATCCAGGACCCGATGGAGTACAGCTCGAGGACGCACCACACGAACCTCGATGTCTACGAGCGGCTCGTGGCCGAGGACCTGATGAAGAACGCCGTCATCATGGCGTCGTTCGCGTATCACGCGGCCATGCGCGACGAGCCGCTGCCGCGCAAGCCGCTGCCGGCCCCGCAGCCGGCACAGCGGCCGGCGCAGACGACGGCCAGCCAGCCGCGGTAG